The DNA window GTATCCCCAATTCCTTCAGGTCTAGTTCCCCCATTTGCTTCAGCGCAACCATGTCAATCTGCAATAAAACATCAAACTTCCACATTTAAAGAAATGCAAGTTTCTTCATTCACAGGTTGAAACTTGGTTTTTTTGTTCTGAAGGTTTGCTTAATACCCAATGTACAACATCTATGCTTCTGTTAAAGCCGCTGTATGAAAAGTCACATTCACATCCAACAATCATCAAGACAAAATGACATGAAAGGTGTATAAATCAATGCTTGGGGCTGATTTAAGATCTCTCGAGCTCTACTTTTCTCACTGGAAAAATGAAGCAATAAttgagaaaatctccaaatagGTTGCGAAGGATTGTACATACCTCTTCAGCTTGAAAATTGATAGCATATTTTCCCAAACCAAGTGAATGCAACAAGCTACTCACGGTGAGAGATAAAATGTCCTAGATAGCGTCAGAGAGACGTATATAAGTATGCAGAGAAAAGTATTCCTAAAAGAGATAAGGCGCAGGGAAAATCAACCATAGCATTCATAAAAATGAAAAGCATCATTCGTAAGATCAATAAGCAACTGTTTTGCTATATCATACTGGAAAATCATTTGGTTAATGCAAAAAGGTCACCGCTTCAAGTTTATCTAGATGAAATTCTGACATATACAGAATCCAAATAATGTTGACCCATTTCACAAGATGACAGTGTTATGTCATCAATTTTCCAATAGACTCCTGTGCTCAAACAAGTTCCGACAGTATGTACAAAGGACCTTTACATACACACTCATACAGAGTGAAACCGAAGAAACTAGTGTTAACAGAAAGCATGTCATgtgcatttgaaattcattataaCATCAAGAACATTGAACTACGGCATTATTGTTCTACATCGAGCTATCACCTATCCTGTCACACAAAATCTCCTCATGGAAAGAAGTGGTTTTATTACAGAAGTTCAATGCATACCGTGAATGGGAGGGCCTTGAACATGCTACCAGTTACAGGTGGAAGTTCCTTAACCAGCTTACCAAAATCCTCAAGGGCCATTGACATTGTAGGTGAAGGGAACTTTGGCAATTCCAAGGAGTCGCTAATCAAGAATTGGGCAGTTCTTGATGCATCTGTAGGCCTAATTGACGGCACGCGTGGAAGCTTATCAACTGCAGTTGGAGCAGAAAACccattaaaatattttgccaCTCTGTCAGAGGAATGGGGTCTCACTCCACTTGTAGCCCAAGAAGTATAACTGCTGTCTGGATCCATAGGAGGTGGTTCAGCAGCTCCCCTTGATAATGGAATATTTGTCAAGGAGCTCCATTCGGCTGAACATTCCAAAGGATCGCTAATCAAGAACTGACCGGTTCTTGAGGCATCCACATGCCTGATTGATGGCACGTGTGGAAACAGATCAACTGCAGttcttggagtagaaaacccaTTAAAATATGTTGCCACTCTGTCAGAGGATTGGGGTCTCTCCCCGTTCGTAGCCCGAGAAGTATAACTGCTGACTGGATCCATCTGAGGTGGTTCAGCAGCTCCCCCTGATAATGGAATATTTGTTAAGAAGCTCCCTTCGGCTGAACATTCCAAGGGATCACTAATCAAGAACTGAGCAGTTCTTGAGGCATTCAGATGCCTGATCGATGACACATGTGGAAGCAGATCAACTGAAGTTCTTGGAGCGGAAAAACCATTAAAATATGTTGCCACTCTGTTAGAGGATTGGGGTGTCTCTCCACTTGAAGCCCAAGAAGTATAATGGTTAACTGGATCCATCTGAGGTGGTTCAGCAGCTCCCCTTGATAATGGAATATTTGTCAAGAAGCTCCTTTCACCTGAACATTCCAAGGCATCACTAATCAAGAACTGAGCAGCTCTTGAGGCATCCATATGCCTGATTGATGGCACATGTGGAAGCTGATCAACTGCAGTTCTTGGAGCGGAAAACCCATTAAAATATGTTGCCACTCTATCAGAGGATTTGGGTCTCGCTCCACTTGTAGCCCAAGAAGTATAACTGCTGACTGGATCCATCGGAGGTGGTTCAGCAGCTCCCCTTGATAATGGAATATTTGTCAAGAAGCTCCTTTCGGCTGAACACTCGAAGGGATCACTAATCAAGAACCAGGCAGTTCTCGAGGCATCCATATGCCTGATTGATGACAGATATGGAAGCTGATCAACTGCAGACCCAGGAATTAAAAAACCACTAGAATATTTTGCAAATCTTTCGGGAGGGTTGGACCTAGCTTCATTTGTAGCATGAGAAGAATAAGAACTACTGGTTGAATCCATCTTAGGTGGTCCAGCAGCTCCACTTGATGATGGAATTTTTGTCGAGAGGCTCCTTTCGGGTAGTTCCAGAGCCCGAGTAGCTCCGGACACCTTCTCGTGAAGCTCTGCCTTTTCCCTCTCCTCAATTTCAAGTTTTATACGCCTAGAAATTCTCTTGCGTGTCAATTTCAATCTAAGGTCTTCTGGGTCCAGCATAGAATCTGCAGCCATCAAGTTCAAGTCCAAAATTAGCAAGCAAGTCAACAAACAGATGCACGTTGTATACCCATAGAATAACAAGagaatatttcaatttatgCATTACCTTCAAGATTAATGTTGTACATATCGCTCCTTTCACTCATGTGGCCTCTAGTCCTGTAAATATATCATTCAAAATAGTTTTCGTTTCAACCTCAAAGACACTAAAACTTCTGAGACTTGATCCTAGTAGAAAACCTACCATATGCTAGTACTTCAAAGATGGCATGCACTTACCTTTCATTGTTAGAATAATATGAATAATCGGTACTAGTCCCGAAAAACTCTGCAAGAGACCTTTTGCTTCCTAATCGCACCAAGGTACTAAGAATGCCGCCATCAGAGACCCCTGCTGTCTCCTTCACCATATCCTACGGGTACCAAAAAAATAATCCGCACTCACCCTCAAGCGCAGCAATATTGGAAACACAAACAAAAAAAGCTGCAATTTCGGGTAATGTCAATGATCCATTTCCTTGCAGTTCGTTCACATGCACGTGAATTCGAAAAACTTACTTGCCCAGAACGGCCGAGGGAGAACGTGATTTGGGGATTCACCATTGATTTCCCTTCGATTCTCCAATACCCCCGTGGCCCCGTATCGTAATCTCCATCGATCCTACGAACAAATACCACATTTGaccaaatatattttaaaaaaatttaaattaatactAAATGGGCCTAGCCCCAAACAACGGTGCCTTGCAAACTTGACGGGGGCCCAGTATTTCGTTTGGTTGGATAAGCTGATTAAAAGcactattttaaaaaaaaaaaaaccattttttaaaaaattataatatttgttAATAAAAAATAGTTTTAGAAGctaaaatttatagtttttgggttttttcttctcctaatattttaaaataaaaattaagcatttttcaacatttattgacACCAAAactgtttatattattttaatataaacacataaaaatatgaatcacttttaaatttttaaaatattattattttatttttacccataataaataaatcaattagaTTATTATTATCGATAAAAAATAAACTAATAAAATTAATACTGATAATAAAAGTACTACTGGTTATGAAATTATAGAGAAAACTTAAAAGAGATCGTTTCATGGTCAATTTTGTGAATTGAATCTCCAGTCCAATCCGGTTCATgaaaaaatgttaatttttatatctaaatattatttttcttcatAAAATGATCATGATATCTATAAAGATTTTTATTGGTTTTGTTAAGGGTAGTATACCGTACCGTATCGAAATTATATATTATACCGATAATTACAGTATAAGCAAATTTTATGCATTTACcgatcggtataccgaaaatttcgatACATATAACTAGCATACCGATTATATCGAAATTGTACGGTATAACgagattttggtgttgtttcgATATATACTATTttataccaaaaaaaaaacgttacatttttaaaatcttataatttaattgttttaaaatattatatattttaacatttttatatattatctcGATATTTCGATATataccaaaattttcaaatttcatatcATCAAAAAATTCGATATCGTTATCATACCGTACGGTAACGAAATATTCGATATATTAAAAATCGATATTACATATCATTTAGTAgcttatttatattatatataatcatTTACATTGGTGCCACCTCGTACGAAACTACATCGATCTTTAAGAATCTTTGTGCCAAATAAGTTGGAGACATTTTTATTGCTTGATCGTCCTCATTTCCCTCGCTCAACAGATTGCAATATTTGAAGGAAACATGTGAGATTTTGTCACGTGAGAGTACTCGTCTCACATGTTTATATAAATATGCGAGATTTTGTCAGGTGAGAGTTACttgatatttattataaacaAGCGTGCTTCCGATTAACCTCGCTCGGTCATGCCCCGGGCTTGTTCTCATCTGTTGACATTAATTCTATTTTCCAGCAATTCTTGGCTGTCACCATTACAGACACTTTCGTTCTACCTTTCAAACAACCGATCGATGGCCACCAAATTTTCTTTTTCCTCACAGCCATATGATGCAACGTGGCCATCTGCAAAAAGCATTGCGTCACACCCAAGACACTTCTCCACTCAGAGTTTGTTAATTAAGCTTTTTCTTTCTGTAACGAATTGTTTTGAAAGTTGATTTTGTGGAAATTCTGGTGATTTTGCTCTGTTTATCTTCTAAGATTGAAATTATAATCTATTGTTAAGAATATATGTATTATCTTGTGAAACAATGGAATATCCTGTATATGTTTTTTCTATATCTTGAGATTTGATGGGTATGTATTTGTATGATCATAGCATTTGTTCGATTTATGCGCTTTAATGattcattttttatttcaaaaatttaaatcgttcaaattcttgaaaggaataattttatttctatttaatttttaaaggaaaaaaatatGAGTTTTGTATTTCTAAAATAATTTGACTTTATCTAATGATTAGATTTATTCCTAGGCTTGGTTGATTTAATCTAATCTTGATATTTATCTACTATGATTTGTTTTTGGCAATTATCTCTAAAATATAATATCTTAGATTGAAATAGAATTTTATTCCTAATAAactcttgttttcatgtttctaggattttatttttatggaaAGATAATTATATTAAGATACGAAGATCTATATATATGGAATATTGAGAGAAGAACGTGATGACTTTGAAAGGATCTTTACGCAGCTGCTAGAGTTTTTCTTTAAACGTACACGACGTTCAGAGTTGGAGATAATTTTCATGCTGAAGAATTTGAGTGATCGACTCACGTTTATTTCGTGTTACTTATTGGTGTTGAAGACACCTGAAAAACAACACTGACACAAATTATTGGTCGAAGAATGTTCTTCTATTGTTTTTAAACAACTTCGGTTTATGCATCTAATTGTGAGTTTGATTTAATTCtgattttgttttttctttCCGTTATCATCACTCATGcgcaaaaattcaaaataacacaCATTCCAAATTTAATAGGCCCATTTAATATATTCTCCCAACTCTTTCCAAAATTAACGGTGACAAATATCCTAATGAAAATGGTCCCGAATCCAGGTACCGTGAAAATCAATGTAGATGCAGCAGCGGAATCTGAACGACATTTCTTTGGGGTGGAAGTTGTAGGTCGTGACGAAAACGACGCGGTGTCATTTGTACGGATCAAGTGTTTCCCAGGAATATTTTCACCTCATCTGGCAGAGGTGTTTGCGATCAACCCTTCAATGTAATCACCGACTATGGACCTATCGTTGCCATCATAGATCTTAACCACGTCCAGTTCTCCGGCAGCGATGGCTACTCCGAAATATGAAGGACATGCAACCCGTTGGTCTATTTCTCGCAACTAAAGGACTGCTCTGACTTAGAGTTTGTTGATTCAATTCCTTATAATATACATTGTGTAAGGCATGAGTTAATTGAAAAAAATGTtccttatatttttttaaaaaaaatatgctatatttgttttatttttagatACTCTTTTTTGAAACACCATCTCTCCTTGAGAAGATAATTGCCTGCTGAAAAACAGAAACCAAATAGACCCAAAAATCTCTATATCTTAAGAATATTATATTTCTGGGTTTTTTACTGCAAAAGTTATCAATTAATGCTCCCACAATACATACCTCAAATATAAGCTCTACGCATTTTTCTGTTCATGCAGGGTTGTATGTATTAACGCACAAGTCGAGTCTCATTTGGCAGGCAACTCATTCTTCAAAcaaatattatttgatttgGCAGAAAACTGGATTAATTGTGAACTATTATTGCATTGAAAATGTAATCATTATGATTTAAATATACATCAGAATCTTCAATAATCTCACACAGTGATATGCATTTACTGTATATATCATGATGTCTGCTCGCCAAATGGATCCACATACAACCCTACTACTTAATTAATCAGTCTACAAGCCAACACCACCAACACCAACACGCCCTATCTATTCTCTACAGAAGATCGTAAAAAAGTTATGGGATTTTCTACAAGATACTCTTTCTACAGGAGATCGTGAAGAAAATTTTGGGATTTTCTACACGATACTCTTGAATTGCCTAATGTAGTAAAAATAGATCACACGTGTCAAATAAAAATGTTTCATACTCTGATTATGTACTATTATATTCTAACACATAAATTAtagtaaaatttatttaacGTTTATAGTCATTATTATTCGAATAAATATGATTTCGTACCAAAACAATCTAAATTTAATTGCTAAACTGATACTCCGTCCACGATGGTGTCTAATATTTGTGATCAAATCAGCTGATACTGATGGCCAGCTTGTAAGACTGAATAAAGTATAGCTTCCAACTCCAAGCAAAGCCAGTTAATAATTATACATTAAGCCGAGGATAAATCACTGTGGAGTACTTGAGGAATGGTGCATAGGGATCTCTAAACTAATGGGCAGTAATGGAAACCCTAATTAACATCAAACAGAAGAGAGCTGTAGCAAAGctgaataataattaataatatcaaaCAAAATCATCAAACACTGGAAGATCATTAAGAATCCAAGCACAGACTAGAGAGATCACACTCACACAGATACATATACGTGCACACAAACCTGCGGCAGTCCAAATCTTACAACATATGACCGAGTACCGTACCCAACAGCCCACTTTTCCGCTACTTCAACGAACCCTAGCTATAGCAAAAGCAGATTCACACCCTATGCTTATTTTTACACGAAGATCTGAAATACTAATAGCCACTCGATCGGCAGTGAATCTTGATCTAGCTACATCAAATATCGATCGGACCGTGATGCTTGATTCCCCTGTGAGAAAGAcgcgaagaaaaaaaaaaggcagTTTAAGCTCTCGGGAATAGGAGATTCGAAGGAAATCGGAACAGATTTAACAAGAAACCCTTTTCCATTCcattgagaaaaaaaaaaaatcttcaaatcttgaaCCTTTAATTAACTTCTTCATCTATCTTGTACATGTAGTACTCGATGCGGGTGGCGCTTCTTCTTCTTGCTCGTCATCATTAAGGGTTGACGAATTGGCGACAGTTTTCTGAACTCTTTTGCTAATTTTCAGCTCGGGTAATGATGATCGATTTGATGCCTGAGCAGCGTATTTGTGGGTGTCATGATGGGTTGGGGGGCGTGGTGGTGGTAGGAACATGGTAATGATGATCGCTTTTAGGTTCTGAAGCGTTGTCGTAGGGAGAGAAAAAGGAAAGTAGTGTGAGATGAGGAGGAgatttatttatgtattatattattACAATGTTTTTCGTGCCATTAAATTTCCCCTTTTATATTTTATCCTGTTTTTTTGGGATTCAGTCTATGACATACTATAtaacttatcacagaaaatttaATCTAAGTTCTTTAgactttttttatttatttattatttcaccTTCTTGAGAACAAAAATGTATtgaaatataacataaattcaTGAGTTTTAGGTATAAATAATTTTAGTTGGGTATATTAATTATGTAATATGTAATACACGAAAACTAaaacaataaatatatatacaaatatataaattttaagtatcaattaaatcaaattaggtatataattatattataaatttgaaatataaaatttaacaCTTTTTTAGACAATAAATGTgttttgttgaaataaaatacacatgTATTTATTTCATTGATCAAATAACTGATATAATATTCAAAAACTTAAAACGAAGACACGAAAACTAAATATTAACTTATCTTTTGAGTTAGAAATTGAATCCCCAATTAAATTCAACCACAAATCACACACACTCCAACTATTATTTTTCCTATATTTGCGGCCTACTCTAACTTAGGTTTATGTTCATATCTACATGTTTTCTGATGAGGAAAGTGACATGATTGTGGCaggagattttttttttcttgatttattttttcattaaaactaaaattaccttttattgaatattaatataataattattaatgcAAACGGAAACGTAGTATGTGTGGTTTTACAGGCCGTGAGAAATCAGAAGTGACGATTCGTTGTGTTTTTTTACTGAAAATATTATATCTTTATACCACAAAATGAACGATACATTTTCCCCACATTATTTATCTATATATTAATTAAGCATGGACAAAGTAGTGATATGTGGTACcactttttttgttttgttctaAAAAACACTGTCAAAATATCGTAGCAGGGTTTcggaatatatatacataaaaacgAGAAAACATCACAGCAAAATGAAAAAGAGAACATGCCAAGCTTTCATCTAAAAACTATACAAATGATAACAGAAAGTCATATAACAGCAAAAACTAACACTAAATTATCCAGATAAAAGTAAGATaagatataataaaaaaaaatctatgtCAGCTATGATCAAATCCACGTCATCATGTAGAAGTCAAAAAAATGGTCAGCAAAATCATATGAGGCATTGCGTCTGATCCAAATGAGTCAGTGAGGGCCTGTATGGAAACTATAATAAGTAATCGTGATGTCACTGTACCACCGCAAACTCCATTTTTATATCATTTTACCTTTTAAAATTGTTAATAATTAccatattatttttattctatAATAATATGctgaattttatataaaaaagaaTTAATCAAAGATAAAATTCTGGCACACAAAAGAATTGTACAAATATACAAGGCGTAGACTTGGTGCTGATGATAAATAATATATCCAACGGATTCAGCGGGCCAAATGGGTAATTTTACATGTTAAATGTCTCCATTAGTAAATTGATAgtgtaaataaatattattaaagtttAACTAAAACTATGATCGTTCCAAAAGTATGCAACACAACTGCGTCACCAATTCGGAAGATTGTTTCGAAATTCTTCTTTCCGAGAGGAATTTTGTTTTCATTCATTATAAATACAAGCATATTCTTTGCATGCGCCAGATGACAAACCCGTTCATCAAACACTTAGAAACTGAGAGCTTGAATATCAGATTCAGTGTCTGACCAATGACGGACTTGTGAGGCAATATTATGTGGTTGACCATGTGAAGAGGACTTGTTCTTGTGGCGTGTCTCAAATTTGTGGATATCCATGTTGTGATGCATGCGTGCAGTGCCATTGGTGAAACACTAGAAGAAAAACGCTAAATTACAACGGATTTTATCTGTTGTCTTTTAAGGTGAAAAAGTGATGTTGTAAGCAGTGTTGTTAAAAGTCAGGAcaacgacaacggataaaatccttTGTCTTAGATaacaaagacaacggttttacatTGTTTTTAAATGTTGTGTGATATGAGATACGACAACGTTTTTATAACGCTTAAAAACCGATGTGGTATATGAGCTACAACAACGTTTCTGCAACAAATTAAAAGCGTTGTTGTTCTGAATTTACAACAACAGTTTGACAATGAGAGTTTATTCTCCTACAACAACAGTTGGAGGACTATGTGCATAAATGCTACAATAAAGTATATAGAATACATGAGAGTTTATTCTCATATGTTTCATGTTGTGCCTGGACAAGCTGCTGATCATTACCTCAAAAGAAAGTTATCAACCTCTTCATGCTCTTGTTTTTATGAGAAAAAAAGATGATGAGAGTCATAGCACATCCACAAGAAATGGACTTAGACATAAATGTTCAATATGTTTGGAACTCGGCCACAAAAAAGAATCCTGCACCAATCCTATTCATCCCAAGTCAAATATGTACAACCAACCAAGCTAAGTAAGGTTGAAATTGAGCATGGTCACGTGAACTTGTTAGGCTATACGTTTGCAAAATATAAATTGAACTTGTTTTTTCTAATTGTAGGTTGATGGTCAACCAAGTAGGGCTCCAGAACAAGCCACACAACCAACACTTACAGGGACAACATCAAAAGCATCAAACATCTCTGTGCAGGTATTTGAACATGTGTTTAATGGATGTAACATCATTTGCTGCCAGCTTTAATTTGAACATGTGTTTTAATggatataaaattcaaaacatatGGTGCCGCCAGCTTTAATTTCTATTAATTAAATTCAGGGGGTTATTTGCTACTTTTACTTGGGGGGCCTCTAGCAGTTTTCTCGAATTTTCACCAAAATTCCAACAATTTATTTTTTCACTATATTATAACTGAATTAATATTGTAAAAGCTTAAATCGGAAGAAAAatagattttgattttttttaaattaataataaataaataaaaacttaaaatatcttGCGGTCTCTAGATCTCGATATTTGAACCCAATTATAAATTCGAGAAACATACTCTTGTTGGTTCATGATTTAAACCCATCATTCTATTTGTTGCAATATAATAATctatataataaaagatttgcaaaatataattttgacctAAAGATTTTAAGTttgagacgagatttcagattcgagatccAATGACAACAACTCTTATGCATTCATATTTCCATATATTTAATTGAGTCAATAATTAGTGacattaattaggttaattttAATGGTTAAACTGATTTTATAATTCATAATCAAAATTGTTGAATGCATATAAGTGAATGTGATGAAATTGAGCCCGTGGAATAAGAAATTGAGCCCGTGGAATAAGAGAAGAATTCTCATAGGTTTGGCATATCCACGCAATACCACAAGGAAATATAGGAAAAAAAACTCAATTCGCAAGCAAAATGTGTCCTGCATTAAAGTAAAACTTCAAAGGAGAATAATGTGAAACACAATGATTTGTTCAAAAGATTAGATCTTTTGTGTAATGATATCATAAATCTATCCGCATGAGATGAATTGATCTGATCTATAACttgtaataaaaattaatatttttggcaAAATAATTAGTATTTTTCACTCAAATTAGTATAtattaaacaatattttttcataacataactaacaaaaagtaataatttgtAGTGATAAATAAGATTTTTTATTagtcaaatatttttcattcaaatcGATCAACATatattgcacgatgtcacaataTTCGAAGcaacatatattttttattaactaagaaaatgctattttttaagtgaaaaataataatctgGACATGAAAAATAATACTGTTAGTGTGTCGTGTTGGATATTCGTGTTAAAAAATTGACTTGTGAGACGATGTCACGTAATTTTTGTATGTTCAAAATGAGCTGCTGGTTCAAGAAGCGAAAACAGAACAAATCAGCAAAGCACGGCGCTGCTGGTTGAGAGAAACAAGGAAGAAACAGGACGCACAAGCTTGTGCCTAATTGAGTGATGTGTGTGTGCTACACGGTTAgagattaaatttatatttttttagaactaattataagaaaaaaaattcttttttaattttaaaattttaaatcaataaattcaCACATCCTCCTGAAACACTCCCAACTCATGCTAGAACATATTGattttattgatttagattaatttgagtgtGATACGACTAATCACAACGTATCAACCCTTCTGTCATCTAAAAAATAGAATCAAAATTGGCTGAATCGCTATTAGTTTTAGTAAAACACTTTCATAAATTTTGGAACATTCATTTGATTCATTCGACACGTTAAAATCTGAGAGAAAATAAACAATACTGACTTAAAGATTATTTCTCTAAAAGAATAATGACTGacgcttttttattttttgaaatattattttacaaatCAAAGCCAGGACCACGGTTGACTTGGCAAGTTTTGTTTTAAGCAACGACTTCGAAGTTTTAAGTAACGACTTGACCAATTTGGAAACTATTTTCCCTTTTTTTAAAGGAACTATTTTAACGACTTGACCAATTTGGAAACTATTTTCCCTTTTTTTTAAGGAACTATTTTCCCTCTTTTTTAAGAAACTATTTTCccatttttaattataaaatatttgaaaaattattCCAAAACTTTGAATATCGAAAAACTATTCCGTAATGCATAATTATGTATGCTACTTTATTTGGTTGTACATATATAATATGTAAAGATATATGACCCTTAAAACGTAATGTTTTTTActgaacatatatatataatctttaGTATGTTTTTTGTGAGAAAATCTCACGGATTTTTATTCGTGAAACGAGTCTAATCTTATCCATATTTacaattataaatattaattttggcataaaaaataatatatttttaattagtgATCCAAATATATAAGAgttttgtctcacaaaatttattCGTGAAATCATCTCACAATTTTTTGTGTCTAAAatctttatatcataaatttaacCATATATTTTTCCACGCGCGttatttatatatatctataACTATATTAAACATAAGTGTAGTAGTGATCTGTGGTCTTTGTTATTAATTACTAATATTATCTCTATTCATTTCGATAAATGTAAGTTTACCTCtaacaattttataattatcATTTAACCTTTTGACAATGTTCATAATTAATATAGTGTCTTTAATGTTTCATAATAATATGCcaaattttacataaaaatctAATTAATCAGAGATAAAATTCTAATAcaaaacaaaattatataaacatgcaaGTCGCAACGTATCCGACGGACTGAGCGGCCCAATTAATGGGTTGCAAAAATTTCTCCATTAAAAAGAAATTAATTTTACAAatatagtaaataaataatattaaagtTTACTTAAACATGCGATCAATCGAAAGGTATGCAACACAACCGCGTAAACAAACAAACGATTGTTTCAAAATCATTCGTTCTAAGAAGAAAGTCAAATTTAATATTGAGTCAGTCtactatattattaattaaacatgttttttttaaaactttgatGCCTATAAATACATCTGCATACATTGTAACTTGAATTACAATAAACATCGATCGTCTTCAATTTTCTTCATGGCGCTTAAATATTTTCAGCTCTTATTTTGTATCACTTTATTTTTCCTAGTTTCTTCTGACATTGGCCATGCCACGACACATGCGCCAGATGACAAAAACCTCCACTCCCCTTTTGAGTTCATCAAACACTTAGAAGGGTGTCACAAGGGAAACAAATCGAAAGAAATCCACCGACTCAAGAAATACCTTCAAAAGTTTGGTTATCTTGATGACCTAGACCAAGGGAATACCGACTACGACACTTTTGATGACGCCCTTGAGTCCGCCGTTAAAACCTACCAAAGCAATTTCCATATTAATCCGACCGGGATATTGGATGTTAGCACGGTGTCGAAAATGGTCGAAACTCGATGTGGCGTGCCCGACATAGTGAAAGGGGTGAACTCGATGC is part of the Primulina eburnea isolate SZY01 chromosome 1, ASM2296580v1, whole genome shotgun sequence genome and encodes:
- the LOC140831477 gene encoding uncharacterized protein; this encodes MVNPQITFSLGRSGQDMVKETAGVSDGGILSTLVRLGSKRSLAEFFGTSTDYSYYSNNERTRGHMSERSDMYNINLEDSMLDPEDLRLKLTRKRISRRIKLEIEEREKAELHEKVSGATRALELPERSLSTKIPSSSGAAGPPKMDSTSSSYSSHATNEARSNPPERFAKYSSGFLIPGSAVDQLPYLSSIRHMDASRTAWFLISDPFECSAERSFLTNIPLSRGAAEPPPMDPVSSYTSWATSGARPKSSDRVATYFNGFSAPRTAVDQLPHVPSIRHMDASRAAQFLISDALECSGERSFLTNIPLSRGAAEPPQMDPVNHYTSWASSGETPQSSNRVATYFNGFSAPRTSVDLLPHVSSIRHLNASRTAQFLISDPLECSAEGSFLTNIPLSGGAAEPPQMDPVSSYTSRATNGERPQSSDRVATYFNGFSTPRTAVDLFPHVPSIRHVDASRTGQFLISDPLECSAEWSSLTNIPLSRGAAEPPPMDPDSSYTSWATSGVRPHSSDRVAKYFNGFSAPTAVDKLPRVPSIRPTDASRTAQFLISDSLELPKFPSPTMSMALEDFGKLVKELPPVTGSMFKALPFTDILSLTVSSLLHSLGLGKYAINFQAEEIDMVALKQMGELDLKELGIPMGPRKKILSALHSRTMRPMV